One Glaciihabitans arcticus DNA window includes the following coding sequences:
- the rmuC gene encoding DNA recombination protein RmuC: MDPIVALLLGLLVGVILGGFIGLLLARTRRAAADPALLEARHAAVVAEIRSEESSHRSQLSAELAALQATAAGLREQIGIQQQQYSEFAERSRSEQLAVTERERAESKVLQALTPVQETLRTMQQKVTDLEAQRAVQHGEISQQLRSATESEERLRSTAESLASALRNNSTRGVWGETQLRNVVQAAGLIERVDFSVQSSIHSDAGAGRPDMVIHLPGGKNIAVDAKVPFAAYLEASAIAVTATGEEGARREAFLKQHVRAVRAHIDALASKAYWAGLEASPELVIAFIPSESLVASAMEADPGIMDYAFSKRVALASPVTLWSVLKTVAFSWQQDVLTEDAKQLFDLSKDLYSRLSTLSEHADKLRRSIDSTVSSYNQFANSLETRVLVTARKLNALDESKVLGEATLIESSAKQLTAVELELPEERSA, translated from the coding sequence ATGGACCCCATTGTCGCCCTGCTTCTCGGACTGCTCGTCGGTGTGATCCTCGGCGGCTTCATCGGCCTCCTGCTGGCCCGCACGAGACGTGCCGCAGCCGACCCCGCGTTGCTCGAGGCACGCCATGCAGCGGTCGTCGCGGAGATCCGCTCCGAGGAGTCATCGCACCGCTCGCAGCTCTCGGCCGAGCTGGCCGCGCTGCAGGCCACGGCCGCCGGCCTGCGCGAGCAGATCGGCATCCAGCAGCAGCAGTACAGCGAGTTCGCCGAGCGCAGCAGGTCGGAGCAGCTCGCCGTGACCGAGCGTGAGCGGGCTGAGAGCAAGGTGCTGCAGGCACTCACCCCCGTGCAGGAGACGCTGCGCACCATGCAGCAGAAGGTGACCGACCTCGAGGCCCAGCGCGCGGTGCAGCACGGCGAGATCTCGCAGCAGCTGCGCAGCGCCACCGAGAGCGAGGAGCGCCTGCGCAGTACCGCGGAATCCCTCGCCTCGGCGCTGCGTAACAACAGCACGCGCGGCGTGTGGGGCGAGACCCAGCTGCGCAATGTCGTGCAGGCCGCCGGGCTCATCGAGCGGGTCGACTTCTCGGTGCAGTCGTCCATCCATTCCGACGCGGGTGCCGGGCGTCCAGACATGGTCATTCATCTCCCGGGCGGCAAGAACATCGCCGTCGACGCGAAGGTGCCGTTCGCGGCCTACCTCGAAGCCAGCGCGATCGCGGTCACGGCAACGGGCGAGGAGGGTGCGCGGCGTGAGGCGTTCCTGAAACAGCACGTCCGCGCCGTGAGGGCGCACATCGATGCGCTCGCCAGCAAGGCGTACTGGGCGGGGCTCGAGGCGTCACCCGAGCTGGTGATCGCGTTCATCCCGAGCGAGTCGCTCGTTGCATCCGCCATGGAAGCCGACCCCGGCATCATGGACTACGCGTTCTCGAAGCGCGTGGCGCTGGCCTCGCCGGTCACGCTCTGGTCGGTGCTCAAGACCGTCGCCTTCTCCTGGCAGCAAGACGTTCTGACCGAAGACGCGAAACAGCTCTTCGACCTCAGCAAAGACCTGTACTCACGGCTCTCAACGCTCTCCGAGCACGCGGATAAACTGCGCCGCTCGATCGACTCGACGGTGTCGAGCTATAACCAGTTCGCCAACTCGCTCGAGACGCGTGTGCTGGTCACCGCCCGCAAGCTGAACGCCCTCGACGAGTCGAAGGTGCTGGGCGAGGCGACGCTCATCGAGTCGAGCGCGAAGCAGCTGACCGCCGTCGAGCTCGAGCTGCCCGAGGAGCGCAGCGCTTAG
- the fbaA gene encoding class II fructose-bisphosphate aldolase produces MPVATPDQYAEMLDKAKSTGFAFPAINASSSSTINGILQGLSDAGSDGIIQVTTGGADYFAGQSVKARASGALAFAAFVTEVAKNYPVTVALHTDHCPKNALDDFLLPLIAASEDEVKAGRNPIFQSHMWDGSAVPLAENLEIAQQILPRMKAISSILEVEIGVVGGEEDGVTEEIGEHLYTTLDDAIATVEALGFGEQGRYMAALTFGNVHGVYKPGGVKLRPALLKEIQDGLAAKYGKDALPLDLVFHGGSGSTDGEIAEAVANGVVKMNIDTDTQYAYSRSIADTVLKNYDGFLKIDGEVGNKKVYDPRAWGKTAESALALRVVESTKQLGSAGHKI; encoded by the coding sequence ATGCCCGTCGCAACCCCAGACCAGTACGCCGAGATGCTCGACAAGGCCAAGTCCACCGGATTCGCCTTCCCCGCCATCAACGCCTCGTCCTCCTCGACCATCAACGGCATCCTGCAGGGACTGAGCGACGCCGGCTCCGACGGCATCATCCAGGTCACGACCGGAGGCGCGGACTACTTCGCCGGCCAGAGCGTGAAGGCACGGGCATCCGGAGCTCTCGCCTTCGCGGCGTTCGTCACCGAGGTCGCCAAGAATTACCCGGTCACCGTCGCCCTGCACACCGATCACTGCCCCAAGAACGCCCTCGACGACTTTCTGCTGCCGCTCATCGCCGCGTCAGAAGACGAGGTCAAGGCCGGTCGCAACCCGATCTTCCAGTCGCACATGTGGGACGGCTCGGCCGTGCCGCTCGCCGAGAACCTCGAGATCGCGCAGCAGATCCTCCCCCGCATGAAAGCGATCAGCTCGATCCTCGAGGTCGAGATCGGCGTCGTCGGCGGCGAAGAAGACGGTGTCACCGAGGAGATCGGTGAGCACCTCTACACGACTCTGGATGACGCCATCGCCACGGTCGAGGCCCTCGGCTTCGGTGAGCAGGGCCGCTACATGGCGGCCCTCACCTTCGGCAACGTGCACGGCGTGTACAAGCCCGGTGGGGTCAAGCTGCGCCCCGCGCTGCTCAAGGAGATCCAGGACGGCCTCGCAGCCAAGTACGGCAAGGACGCCCTCCCTCTCGACCTGGTCTTCCACGGAGGATCGGGATCGACCGATGGCGAGATCGCCGAGGCCGTCGCCAACGGTGTCGTCAAGATGAACATCGACACCGACACCCAGTACGCCTACAGCCGCTCGATCGCCGACACGGTGCTCAAGAACTACGACGGCTTCCTCAAGATCGACGGCGAAGTCGGCAACAAGAAGGTCTACGACCCGCGCGCCTGGGGCAAGACGGCCGAGTCGGCTCTCGCCCTCCGCGTCGTCGAGTCGACCAAGCAGCTCGGATCGGCCGGACACAAGATCTAG
- a CDS encoding NAD(P)H-dependent oxidoreductase codes for MNLFSLLEKRTAEAGPIRVGVIGAGKFASMFLTQALGSKGIHVVGVADINLPKAREAMHRTGWPQERYAAASFEDALRNGSTYLTESSDKLIELDEIEVILEITGNPLIGTYHAVKAIDHGKHVIMVNVEADCMVGPLLQRRAQAAGVIYAMAYGDQPALICELVDWCRTVGFDVVAAGKGTKYLPEYNYSTPDTVWDYYGFTEEQLASGDYNPKMFNSFLDGTKSAIEMAAVANGTGLTPQDEGLNFTPVGVDDLPQMLKEKSKGGTLSRRGTVELISSLNRDGSQVERDLRWGVYVTFEATTDYAVQCFAEYGVQTDDSGRYGSLYRPYHMIGLELNVSIAAAVLRGEATGTPTGFRGDVVTTSKKDLKAGDTLDGEGGYTVFGKLAPASMSLEREALPLGLAHGAKLIRDVPKDTTVSWNDVELDESQLAVKFRRELEAEFRAEHNAEATSAA; via the coding sequence ATGAACCTGTTCTCGCTGCTGGAAAAGCGCACCGCAGAGGCCGGCCCCATCCGCGTCGGGGTCATCGGCGCCGGCAAGTTCGCCTCGATGTTCCTCACACAGGCACTCGGCTCAAAAGGCATTCACGTTGTGGGTGTCGCCGACATCAACCTCCCCAAGGCCCGCGAGGCCATGCACCGCACCGGCTGGCCGCAGGAGCGGTACGCGGCAGCCTCATTCGAGGACGCCCTTCGCAACGGCAGCACCTACCTCACCGAGAGCTCGGATAAGCTCATCGAGCTCGACGAGATCGAGGTGATCCTCGAGATCACCGGAAACCCGCTCATCGGCACGTACCACGCGGTCAAGGCGATCGACCACGGCAAGCACGTCATCATGGTCAACGTCGAGGCCGATTGCATGGTCGGACCGCTGCTGCAGCGTCGTGCCCAGGCCGCCGGCGTCATCTACGCCATGGCGTACGGCGACCAACCCGCCCTCATCTGCGAGCTCGTCGACTGGTGCCGCACCGTCGGCTTCGACGTCGTCGCCGCGGGCAAGGGCACGAAGTACCTGCCCGAGTACAACTACTCCACCCCTGACACCGTCTGGGACTACTACGGCTTCACCGAGGAGCAGCTCGCCTCGGGTGACTACAACCCGAAGATGTTCAACTCCTTCCTCGACGGCACCAAGTCCGCGATCGAGATGGCTGCCGTCGCCAACGGCACCGGCCTCACCCCGCAGGACGAGGGACTCAACTTCACGCCCGTCGGTGTGGATGACCTTCCGCAGATGCTCAAGGAGAAGTCGAAGGGCGGCACGCTCTCGCGTCGCGGCACCGTCGAGCTCATCTCGAGCCTCAACCGTGACGGCTCGCAGGTCGAGCGCGACCTGCGCTGGGGTGTCTATGTGACCTTCGAGGCCACCACCGACTACGCCGTGCAGTGCTTCGCCGAGTACGGCGTGCAGACCGACGACTCCGGTCGCTATGGCTCGCTGTACCGTCCGTACCACATGATCGGACTCGAGCTGAATGTCTCGATCGCGGCCGCTGTGCTGCGGGGCGAGGCCACCGGAACGCCGACCGGCTTCCGCGGAGACGTCGTCACGACGTCCAAGAAGGACCTCAAGGCAGGCGACACTCTCGACGGTGAGGGCGGCTACACGGTGTTCGGCAAGCTCGCACCCGCGTCCATGTCGCTCGAGCGCGAGGCACTGCCGCTCGGACTCGCGCACGGCGCCAAGCTGATCCGCGATGTGCCCAAGGACACCACGGTGTCCTGGAACGACGTGGAGCTCGACGAGAGCCAGCTCGCGGTCAAGTTCCGCCGCGAGCTCGAAGCAGAGTTCCGTGCCGAGCACAACGCCGAAGCCACTTCAGCGGCCTGA
- a CDS encoding FadR/GntR family transcriptional regulator, which produces MTTAEGWEPVQRLRTYEQVMSQIEERILDGRLKAGDHLPSERDLAQLLGVSRPSLRESLRVLEALGVVDIRRGGGADGGAMLVGTPGPGFVNLLKLQLALGHFSATDVLETRVALETWSCSEAAYRSTDADHAELAEILDLMDDPLIETKEFNRLDTAFHVRIAESTGNALTSHLMGSLRTAINRQMIEAYEGLADWRATAQVVRHEHRTILESIKKRDATEAARFVSLHIHDFYKTGNVGGTYPTG; this is translated from the coding sequence GTGACGACCGCAGAGGGATGGGAACCCGTCCAGAGACTTCGCACGTACGAGCAGGTCATGTCGCAGATCGAGGAACGCATCCTCGATGGGCGGCTGAAGGCGGGCGATCACCTGCCGAGCGAGAGGGATCTCGCCCAGCTGCTCGGTGTGTCCCGGCCCTCGCTGCGGGAATCGCTGCGGGTGCTCGAAGCGCTCGGCGTGGTGGACATTCGCCGAGGCGGAGGAGCGGACGGCGGAGCGATGCTCGTCGGCACCCCCGGACCCGGGTTTGTGAACCTTCTCAAGCTCCAGCTTGCGCTGGGTCACTTCAGCGCGACCGACGTGCTCGAGACCCGCGTGGCGCTCGAGACCTGGTCCTGTTCGGAGGCCGCCTATAGGTCAACCGACGCCGACCACGCTGAGCTCGCGGAAATCCTCGACCTGATGGATGACCCGCTCATCGAAACCAAGGAGTTCAACCGCCTCGACACCGCCTTCCACGTTCGGATCGCGGAATCGACGGGGAACGCCCTCACCTCACACCTCATGGGATCCCTTCGAACGGCCATCAACCGCCAGATGATCGAAGCGTATGAGGGGCTCGCGGACTGGCGTGCAACAGCACAGGTCGTCAGGCACGAGCACCGCACCATCCTGGAATCCATCAAAAAACGAGACGCGACCGAAGCAGCCCGCTTCGTCAGTCTCCACATTCACGACTTCTACAAAACAGGCAACGTCGGCGGGACCTACCCCACCGGATAA
- a CDS encoding four-carbon acid sugar kinase family protein, with protein MKTIVLDDDPTGTQSASGVIVLLESSATLIAEALTEADSVYLLTNSRAIPEHEAIALMRSIRADAEEAAGAIGEPIQFVLRGDSTLRGHVFTETLVFADEESIILFVPAFPDGGRTTEGGVHYVRQGSERVAAHLTEFADDPVFPFSTAVLVDYVLEKSGRKASSMPIECVRAGGVEDVLVAALPGTVVVPDAVTNDDVRLIARGVEAARARGANIVVRSASPLAAALAGVESTGLLSVPLVPTPVPTLLVCGSHTAGATAQLELVAAQYGAATVIPTADAFENPAATGLAIAETAARDVAARGLAVVTTERERSLEHNTLDHGRLVMEALTSSVRALLPSVEIVVSKGGITSADVARIGIGAKRAEVLGQVIAGVSVWRLRAIDGRDRLYVVVPGNVGEPDALVTVLAALGR; from the coding sequence ATGAAGACGATTGTTCTGGATGACGACCCCACGGGCACGCAGTCCGCGAGTGGAGTCATCGTGCTGCTGGAGAGCAGCGCGACCCTCATCGCCGAAGCGCTCACCGAGGCCGACAGCGTCTACCTGCTCACCAACTCGCGGGCGATCCCCGAGCACGAGGCAATCGCGCTGATGCGCTCGATCCGCGCCGACGCCGAGGAGGCCGCTGGGGCTATCGGCGAACCCATCCAGTTCGTGCTGCGCGGCGACTCCACCCTGCGCGGCCACGTCTTCACCGAGACCCTCGTCTTCGCCGACGAGGAGTCGATCATCCTCTTCGTTCCCGCATTCCCCGACGGCGGGCGCACCACCGAGGGCGGGGTGCACTACGTGCGCCAGGGCTCCGAGCGCGTGGCCGCCCACCTTACCGAGTTCGCCGACGACCCGGTGTTCCCGTTCTCCACGGCCGTGCTCGTCGACTACGTGCTCGAGAAGTCGGGCCGCAAGGCCTCCTCGATGCCGATCGAATGCGTGCGCGCCGGGGGAGTGGAAGACGTGCTCGTCGCCGCCCTGCCCGGCACCGTCGTTGTACCCGACGCCGTCACCAACGACGACGTGCGCCTGATCGCCCGCGGCGTTGAGGCGGCACGGGCCCGCGGTGCGAACATCGTCGTGCGCTCGGCCTCGCCGCTCGCCGCCGCGCTTGCCGGTGTCGAGAGCACGGGACTGCTGTCCGTGCCACTGGTGCCGACCCCGGTTCCGACCCTGCTCGTCTGCGGCTCGCACACGGCGGGAGCAACGGCGCAGCTCGAACTCGTTGCCGCACAGTACGGGGCGGCCACGGTCATCCCGACCGCTGATGCCTTTGAGAACCCGGCTGCGACCGGACTCGCCATCGCTGAAACCGCAGCGCGGGATGTCGCGGCGCGCGGCCTCGCCGTCGTCACGACCGAGCGCGAGCGTTCCCTCGAGCACAACACCCTCGACCACGGCCGCCTCGTGATGGAGGCACTCACGTCGTCGGTTCGGGCGCTGCTGCCCTCCGTCGAGATCGTCGTCTCCAAGGGCGGCATCACGTCGGCCGACGTCGCCCGCATCGGCATCGGGGCGAAGCGCGCCGAGGTGCTCGGACAGGTCATCGCCGGGGTCTCCGTCTGGAGGCTGCGGGCCATCGATGGCCGCGACCGGCTCTACGTGGTGGTGCCCGGCAACGTGGGAGAGCCCGATGCCCTCGTCACAGTCCTTGCCGCGCTGGGCCGGTGA
- a CDS encoding MFS transporter, which yields MTTTTPASAATRAKDGSPDKLKTAIGSAVGTTIENYDFLAYGTAAALYFGDAFFNAEDPVVGVLLGFLTFGIGFAMRPLGGIIGGYLGDKYGRKPVLVGALLIMGFATVLIGFLPTYAQIGVWAPILLTLIRVIQGLAFGAEWGGAILMTFEHAPWKKRGKYTGIPQAGVPLGLLLANIVFLFSVGLDNELAWRLPFLLSAVLIVAGLIIRLKVSESPEFEEAKAAGELEKNPILSVIKSDWRNVLRAIGLRLAESGGFYVIVTYLLSYISGGDEPIADRSVALTGLVIAATLGVAATILFGHLGDKVGRKPVYIIGTSALILFGFPLFGLVNTGSAVLIVIAYIIGLTLIHDSLAGTQGAWFSELFPTATRNSGASLGYQFSAAISGFIPLIATAVAIPLGWGGVALVYMGCGAIGLIAALLTRETWGKKQRAEVDAIIAGK from the coding sequence ATGACCACCACCACACCCGCTTCGGCGGCAACGAGGGCCAAGGACGGCTCTCCCGACAAGCTGAAGACAGCGATCGGCAGTGCCGTCGGCACCACGATCGAGAACTACGACTTCCTCGCCTACGGCACGGCAGCGGCGCTCTACTTCGGTGACGCGTTCTTCAACGCCGAGGACCCGGTCGTCGGCGTGCTGCTCGGCTTCCTGACCTTCGGTATCGGCTTCGCGATGCGCCCGCTCGGCGGCATCATCGGCGGCTACCTCGGCGACAAGTACGGCCGCAAGCCGGTACTCGTCGGCGCGCTGCTCATCATGGGCTTCGCGACGGTACTCATCGGCTTCCTGCCGACCTACGCGCAGATCGGTGTCTGGGCGCCCATCCTGCTCACGCTGATCCGCGTCATTCAGGGCCTCGCCTTCGGTGCCGAGTGGGGTGGCGCCATCCTGATGACGTTCGAGCACGCACCGTGGAAGAAGCGCGGCAAGTACACGGGTATCCCGCAGGCCGGCGTTCCGCTGGGACTGCTGCTGGCGAACATCGTGTTCCTGTTCTCGGTCGGTCTCGACAACGAGCTGGCCTGGCGCCTTCCGTTCCTGCTGAGTGCCGTGCTCATCGTCGCGGGTCTCATCATCCGCCTGAAGGTCAGCGAGTCGCCCGAGTTCGAAGAGGCCAAGGCCGCCGGCGAGCTCGAGAAGAACCCGATCCTCTCGGTGATCAAGAGCGACTGGCGCAACGTGCTCCGCGCGATCGGCCTGCGTCTTGCCGAGTCCGGTGGTTTCTACGTGATTGTCACCTACCTGCTGTCGTACATCTCGGGCGGCGACGAACCCATTGCCGACCGCTCGGTAGCCCTCACAGGCCTCGTGATCGCCGCGACCCTCGGTGTCGCTGCGACCATCCTGTTCGGTCACCTCGGTGACAAGGTCGGTCGCAAACCGGTCTACATCATCGGTACCTCCGCCCTGATCCTGTTCGGCTTCCCGCTGTTCGGGCTGGTCAACACCGGCAGCGCCGTGCTCATCGTGATCGCCTACATCATCGGCCTCACGCTCATCCACGACTCGCTGGCCGGCACGCAGGGCGCGTGGTTCTCCGAGCTGTTCCCGACCGCGACCCGCAACTCGGGTGCGTCGCTCGGCTACCAGTTCTCGGCTGCCATCTCCGGCTTCATCCCGCTGATCGCGACAGCCGTCGCCATCCCGCTCGGCTGGGGCGGTGTCGCACTGGTCTACATGGGCTGTGGTGCGATCGGCCTCATCGCCGCGCTTCTCACCCGCGAGACCTGGGGCAAGAAGCAGCGCGCCGAGGTCGACGCGATCATCGCCGGCAAGTAG
- a CDS encoding CoA-acylating methylmalonate-semialdehyde dehydrogenase — MDILDHWLNGAPFAGESTRTAPVYNPARGVVQREVRLATTGDVDSAVQAAKAAFPEWAGASWNKRQGVLFTFRELLNARKEEVAAILTNEHGKVTSDALGEVARGLEVVEFATGIPHLAKGEYSENVSTGVDVYSINQPLGVVGIISPFNFPAMVPLWFFPIAIAAGNTVVLKPSEKDPSAAIWMAKLLKEAGLPDGVFNVVHGDKESVDALLEHPDVASISFVGSTPIAKYIYETASKNGKRVQALGGAKNHMLVLPDADLDLVADSAVNAGFGSAGERCMAISVIVAVEPVADELIAKIKSRIEGLTVGDGTRGCDMGPLITKEHRDKVAGFIDVALADGADVVVDGRGIEVDGESDGFWLGPTLIDKVATTSDVYQHEIFGPVLSVVRVETYDDGLELINSSQYGNGTAIFTNDGGAARRFQREVQVGMVGINVPIPVPVGYYSFGGWKDSLFGDTKAYGPDAIRFFTRQKAITSRWLDPSHGGINLGFPQNG; from the coding sequence ATGGATATCCTCGACCACTGGCTTAATGGCGCTCCGTTTGCGGGCGAATCGACCCGAACGGCACCCGTCTACAACCCCGCGCGCGGCGTTGTGCAGCGCGAGGTGCGCCTCGCCACCACGGGCGACGTCGACTCCGCGGTCCAGGCCGCGAAGGCCGCGTTCCCCGAGTGGGCCGGAGCCAGCTGGAACAAGCGCCAGGGCGTGCTGTTCACCTTCCGCGAGCTGCTGAACGCCCGCAAGGAGGAGGTCGCCGCGATCCTCACCAACGAGCACGGCAAGGTCACGTCCGATGCGCTCGGTGAGGTGGCGAGAGGCCTCGAGGTCGTCGAGTTCGCGACCGGCATCCCGCACCTGGCAAAGGGCGAGTACAGCGAGAACGTGTCGACCGGCGTCGACGTCTATTCGATCAACCAGCCGCTCGGCGTGGTCGGCATCATCAGCCCCTTCAACTTCCCGGCCATGGTTCCGCTGTGGTTCTTCCCGATCGCGATCGCGGCGGGCAATACCGTGGTGCTGAAGCCGAGCGAGAAGGACCCGAGCGCCGCCATCTGGATGGCCAAGCTGCTCAAGGAGGCAGGCCTGCCCGACGGCGTCTTCAACGTCGTGCACGGCGACAAGGAGTCGGTGGACGCCCTGCTCGAGCACCCCGACGTCGCCTCAATCTCGTTCGTGGGATCCACGCCGATCGCGAAGTACATCTACGAGACTGCATCGAAGAACGGCAAGCGCGTCCAGGCGCTCGGCGGAGCGAAGAACCACATGCTCGTGCTGCCCGACGCCGACCTCGACCTGGTCGCGGATTCGGCCGTCAACGCCGGGTTCGGATCCGCGGGCGAGCGCTGCATGGCCATCTCGGTCATCGTGGCCGTCGAACCGGTGGCCGACGAGCTGATCGCCAAGATCAAGTCGCGCATTGAGGGTCTCACCGTCGGCGACGGAACCCGCGGCTGCGACATGGGGCCGCTGATCACGAAGGAGCACCGTGACAAGGTCGCCGGTTTCATCGACGTCGCCCTCGCGGACGGCGCCGACGTTGTGGTCGACGGTCGCGGCATCGAGGTCGACGGCGAGTCCGACGGCTTCTGGCTGGGCCCGACGCTGATCGACAAGGTCGCGACGACGAGCGACGTCTACCAGCACGAGATCTTCGGGCCGGTGCTCAGTGTCGTGCGCGTCGAGACCTACGATGACGGCCTCGAACTCATCAACTCCAGCCAGTACGGCAACGGCACGGCGATCTTCACCAACGACGGGGGAGCGGCCCGCCGCTTCCAGCGCGAGGTCCAGGTGGGCATGGTCGGCATCAACGTGCCGATCCCCGTGCCCGTCGGCTACTACTCGTTCGGCGGCTGGAAGGACTCGCTGTTCGGCGACACCAAGGCTTACGGTCCCGACGCGATCCGCTTCTTCACGCGCCAGAAGGCGATCACCTCGCGTTGGCTCGATCCGTCGCACGGCGGCATCAACCTCGGGTTCCCGCAGAACGGCTAG
- the glpX gene encoding class II fructose-bisphosphatase, with translation MELVRATEAAAIRAQPFIGRGDKLAADGAAVDAMRKFLGTVNFDGVVVIGEGEKDKAPMLFNGEHVGNGNGPAADIAVDPIDGTSLTAAGRQNALSMIAVADRGSMLDASSVFYMDKIVTGAEGIGVIDIRQPIDVNIAALAKAKDKPIGEIVVAVLDRPRHVGLIEEIHAAGAKTRLMLDGDVAGGINAAMYGSRIDMCVGTGGSPEGVATACAIKALGGFIQGRLHPKTDEERQKGLDAGLIFDHVYEASDLVRSDNTYFVATGVTDGELVSGVRRLGPIIRTESIVLRGRSGTIRRVAADHVAELWA, from the coding sequence ATGGAGCTCGTGCGGGCGACCGAGGCTGCAGCCATTCGCGCGCAGCCGTTCATCGGGCGCGGCGACAAGCTCGCCGCCGACGGCGCGGCAGTGGATGCCATGCGCAAGTTCCTCGGAACCGTCAACTTCGACGGCGTCGTCGTCATCGGCGAGGGCGAGAAGGACAAGGCGCCGATGCTCTTCAACGGCGAGCACGTCGGCAACGGCAACGGACCAGCAGCCGACATCGCCGTCGACCCCATCGACGGCACCTCGCTCACCGCGGCCGGACGCCAGAACGCCCTCAGCATGATCGCCGTCGCCGATCGCGGTTCGATGCTCGACGCGTCGTCCGTCTTCTACATGGACAAGATCGTCACCGGAGCCGAAGGCATCGGGGTCATCGACATCCGCCAGCCCATCGACGTCAACATCGCGGCCCTAGCGAAGGCGAAGGACAAGCCGATCGGCGAGATCGTCGTCGCCGTGCTCGACCGCCCGCGGCACGTCGGACTCATTGAAGAGATCCACGCCGCCGGTGCCAAGACCCGCCTGATGCTCGACGGCGATGTCGCCGGAGGCATCAACGCGGCCATGTACGGTTCGCGCATCGACATGTGCGTCGGAACAGGCGGCAGCCCCGAAGGAGTCGCGACGGCCTGTGCCATCAAGGCACTCGGTGGGTTCATCCAGGGCCGTCTGCATCCGAAGACCGATGAGGAGAGACAGAAGGGTCTCGACGCCGGCCTGATCTTCGACCACGTCTACGAGGCGAGTGACCTCGTACGCAGCGACAACACCTACTTCGTCGCCACCGGCGTGACCGATGGCGAGCTCGTGAGCGGCGTGCGTCGACTCGGGCCGATCATCCGCACCGAGAGCATCGTGCTGCGCGGTCGCTCCGGCACCATACGTCGCGTCGCTGCCGACCACGTCGCCGAACTCTGGGCCTAG